GtaaatttacaatttaaaaacataGTTGGTTAGGTGTTGTCTGagcctgtttattttttttgcaggtgTCAGCCATGAAATGCGGACTGTTACCCATCTCTCCTGAGGCCCTATCCCTGGGTGAGGTGGCCTACCATGACTACTACGGCATCCTCGTGGATGATGAAGAAACTACTCTTATACAGAGAAACCTTGGCCCTAAAAGCAAGGTAACAGCAGagtctttgtgtgtgtaatAGAAATCAAAAGGAGAGAatttatttctaaagggaattttctttttatttcgtTTGTTTCAGGTGTTGATCCTTAGGAACCATGGCTTGGTGTCAGTAGGTGAAACAGTGGAGGAGGCTTTCTATTACATCCACAATCTGGTCACTGCCTGTGAGATCCAGGTAGGACACTGAACCACCTGGTAGTGGTAACACATTGAAATTTTTTAATGTCAAACGATCCGTAATATTCTGGCTTTGTTGTTTCATGTGGTTGTCATACATGTTTGTATGCGTTTTTCACAACTAATGCTTTTGTCCgttgtctctttgtctctttatACATGTTCATCTGTCCTTGTGTTGGATGTCTGTGTCTCTTCCTTGATGTGCTTGtgtcctcattctctctctttttttttttttttttttttttggttttgtttctggATTCTGGATCTTTCGATGGTTTGGTCTGTTTGTATACCCCCCTTAATATTTTGTAGGTACGAACACTGGCCAGCGCTGGAGGGCCAGATAATCTGGTGATGTTGGACCCTGGGAAATACAAGTCACGCCCACAGGTCCCTGAGCCAGCTGGTGACGGGTCCTCAACCCATCCCAAGTGGCAAGTCGGGGAGCAGGAGTTTGAAGCCCTCATGAGAATGCTCGACAACTTGGTAAGCACAAAGGGAGAGGGATGATTTAAGTTATATGCAAGACACATACATAGTCAcacatttttttgctttgtctccATCCAGGGCTACAGAACGGGCTATCCTTACCGCTGCCCAGCCTTGCGAGACAAAGGTAAAAAGTACAGTGATGTGGAGATGGCCTCCTCCGCCCACGGTGGTTACTCATATGGGGAGGACAGTGACTCAGGTGCTCGCTCCCCATTGAAACACAGCTTCCAGCGCGGCCAGCGCGACAAGACCCGCTGGCTAAATGCCAGCGGCCGCCCCGATGAGCCCTCTGAGGACGGGGCCGACGGCAGCAGCCCCAAGTCGAAGCCTAAGGTGTGGACGAACATAACACATGATCACGTCAAACCCTTGCTGCAGTCTCTCTCGTCCGGTGTCTGCGTGCCAAGCTGTATAACCAACTGCTTGGTCTGTGCCTACCTTATTGTTCATAGTATAGATTTTACAGCTACCTTGTTGGTGGTAACGGGTAGATGGTCGGCATCCTGAGGGTCTGAgtacaatgaaaatgaaaagaatgttGCAAGGTTTTCACGTTTTCTCACAGAACTGCTTGCCTGCTAAAATGCAAGTCGGTGCAATCTATCTTTttactgcttttctttcttagtGCTTAAATGCCCCAGTAATCCATCTTTCTACTGCAGTCTCTGTACTTCACAGCTTACCTCACAGCTGTGATTATGTCTTGACTATTTTTACTCTTATTCTGGTATCCTAATACTTCATGATGCCCGGCCAGCTGCCCACAGCATGCCCCACTGCATGTGTAGTAGTGAAATGCATTGTTGGTGTTGATGTTTTTCCCAGAGGAGCGAGCAGCAGGGGTGTGGCATGAGTCTGCAGGTAGGCAGGTGAATGTGGCACAAACAGGTGATGTTGCTCCTGACCACCGTATTGTTCACAATCCCTTAATACACAACTGTGCATCGTGACGTTTGTTGCTTAAAGAAGAGTGAGAAGataatgaagtaaaaaaaagaaattaagaaaaaaagttcTTTGAGTTTTGAGGCTTTATTCACCAAAAATCTTTAGGAATCTGTATAGACGTACTATAGAGTAAAGAAGGAAGGTGGCATGATGagagtatttatttttccaggttAAATATACTTTACACACACTGGATTATTCCAGATTTACTTCACTACAGAGTTATGCAGCCTgctcctttttttaattttcctcaAACACTTGCAACTGTTCCCAGTTGTGCATTTGTGCGTTTCCTCCTATTATTCATATTCTCTCTAATCTtctgatttcagttttatttccaaAGTGGCTTTGAGCACCTCAAGGCCTGCATGAGTGGATCTGTTTGGGGCGGggttcaaaaaaaaagaaagaaagaactaaAACTTTTGAAATTTGACCTGACCCTTGAATTAATTATCTCCTGTTGGGAAAGTAGGAaatgttgtgtgtgagactctTTCTCAGTGAGTATATCGTGTTTACATGTTCATCTCATACTCAACCAACCCAATCCAGCTACTTCCATCAAGATTCCCTTCCTCATCTATCTTCTAGTTTGGCAGCTAACCAGCCAAGCTTGTAACAAACACAGGAATGAAGTCATGAGCTTATGCTTACACATGCCTAGTTTTCAAAGGTTGAATTAAAGCATTTTGCATGAAAGCTGAAGATTTGATTTCTGTATTCACCTGCTGCTCATTCAGTTTGGTGCGGAAATGGGTTTTCCCTGCAATCATGCTGAGCATTACCAGGTTTGCGTTACAACCATGGGTTGTTTCTTCACATTAAGAGGAACACATTATTTAGCAAGACACCTAACACTTTGATCCTCAGCTGGGTAAGATATTCTTAGTCTGTGGTGTTGTGACATTCGATTTCTTTGTCCCAACATGGGCGGGTGTCCTCGGGTGTATTTCTCTCTTATCTCTGTCGTCCTTGTTGTTGTGTATCAGCCTGGAAAATGACTTTGGTGATGCCAGCTCACCCCTCACTGCCACTCTCGCTTCGTAAGCCAGCCTCATCGTCTTAGTCACCCACTCAGCCACCCTGTCATGTCTCACTTCTCCCTCACAACTAACCACCCACCCAGCTCCTTATTCCCCTCCACGCCTTACCCTTTTTACCACTTTTTGTTTCTCCATCCTGTGATGTTTTCAGTTCTTGTTTTTAAGTTAAAATAGCATATCAATGATGATGACAAATGAGGATTTTTTGTTGATGAAAGAAGTTGGTTGTAGCACCAGTGATGCTGCTGTGGAGCACAGTGACAGTCTTGTGAccaaaaaataacaaagtcagaAATTTAGGATGACTGCTGCTGTGACCTGGAACGCAGCGTGATGTGACTCACCGGTCAACACGTCacttgttattaaaaaaaacaaatacaaacccAAACACAACATGGAAGTAAAACCAAATGTTTCTTGGAATcccaaagaagaaaatgaagttGAGTCATCCaaacaaaaacttgtttttgtgactgcatcgaagaggaggatgcaggggGAAACAATGCAGCGGAGGGACCAAAGCGTATTAGATCAGTGTTATACAAGTGATTTGTAATGAACTTATAGCTGCTAGGTCTGCTTAAATCTGTGTATAGGCAcctttaaacattttgtcatttattatcTCAAAGGCAGATGAGTTTATACTCACCTAAATAATGTTAAACACGGTGTTTGCTGTAAATCCTTTAATGTCAGCTCTGATTTCACATTTGCCTTCCAACAGCCTACTGTTCCTTGATCTAAGACATGGATGTCAGAATCATTACCCCTGTTGTTGTCGCCCCGCTGGGCGGTGTGAGCGCTCAAGTTTATAAATGTGATAACTAGAGAACGAGGCAAAGTAGGATTTTTGAAATTCATACCATAGGTGTATCTGCTAAGTGACCTTAACCTCAGGAGTCAAGGCTCAATTTTTCAGGCCAGTTCTGGCCCACAGGCCTTATTTTTTTGACTCTTAAGTACTAacctaaatgatcatttccaaacTGATTTAAGCTTCCCAGTCACATTTCATCTAGTATGAAATCTAGTAACGTCAGGTATGAAAATCTACCGCTTTATTGTATGTTTAGTCATTCTGTGGAAATGAAGCGTCAGTTAACATTCTGTATTACTGGGAAAATCCTATATAATACATTGATAAAGTAGCCTTGGATAGATTATGTTGGTTGTGGTGTAGAGGAGTCCCCtgaatttaaagtggaaaaggCGCCTCATCATCATtggttcactttttttttttttttcccccattcagACCAGTTTTGTCAGTTTCCGTTGAGCATGATTCTTGTTTTGTGAAGCCTGCATAGTATTGTCTGATTATATTTTTGTGCTTGGGTTTGTCATGTCATTTCATGTGTCTGGTTTTAGCTGGTTTTAACTCTTTATCTGGTGTTTACAGTGGACAAAGGaagatgggctccgccaggctGCTGCAGTCAATCAGTTCATCCCACTGAACACCAACCCAAAGGAAGTCCTGGAAATGAGGAATAAGGTATCACAGCGTTCTCCTGTTTGCTTTAAGTGTTTCGTCCTTCTAGGAGCATATTTAACAGGATACTTTTATTGTCCTTTTTATGagttgaatatttttgtttgtagaTCCGGGAGCAGAACCTGCAGGACATAAAGACAGCAGGGCCCCAGTCTCAGGTTCTGTGTGCCAGCACTGTGGTCGAACGCTCCTTTAACCAGGTCAGTGTGAGAACTGAGCACTGAAACACCTCACAGCTACAACTCTCCTGACCTGGAGATGAATGTGCACTGTTGAACTAGCTTGATTTGTGTCTGTTAGTGTCTTCTATTGAGGTTGGCTCAGTTAAAACAAAATCTACATTCTGTCCAGGTCAGGAGTTTCCCTCCTAAACCAAGAGGCTGCAATGTGTGAATATTGTGCATGAAGCTGTACTGGCCACTGTGAACTCTAACGAAAGACATGGTTGCTACTAAAATCAGATTTATGACAGAATAACTACGAAGAACAAAAATATGTCATCCGTTGTGTTTACCAGAGCATGGGTGACTTTAACTTTAATTATTCTTTGATCACAGAGAGTGTCAATCTGGCAGGTGAGTAGTAAGTGAGAGAGGCAACCTCATTCTCCTCTCCAAACCTGCCAGCTCAGGCTGTGTCCATATTCATACATTGTCTTTcctttgttttaatttgcttttaatatttattttgtttgtagcAGAGTAATGGTTGTTACCTTACACAACATTTGCAAGCTGGTCTCTTACAATGCTAAAATGATTTCCATGTTATAGtctaataattgttttttttgtttgttttgttttttttaagtgcatgaGTGAGGGACAAAGCAAAGCAGTGGGAACATCCTAAAATGTTTCCCCCTGCTGTTTGTCTGCATGACTCGTCCTTCCTGTCCAGCGTTGGTTTTTAGCTAAGTTAATAGCTCTGGTAAAACAGAGCTCTTAATCGTTTTTGGATTAAGATAATAAAGCTATAGGGGGTAATTTAAAACGTTACCAGTGCATAACTGCTGATTAACTGCTGTTTTGCACTGTGTAGCACCCCCTTGTGTGGAGAGTTTGCCTTTACAGTGCATGTTTCTGGCTCTTTGTTCAGTCACTGCAAGCCTTTTCATAACCCTATGACTATTTGCGGAACCATCTCTCTGCATGTATTTCCAATATATGTTTGTATGGAATGGTGTGAATGCAGAGGTGGAAAGTCATTAAACGCAACGATAACTGAAGTATTATTATGAATTCATAGTAAATGAATACAACAATGTTGGGttattttaaatcagtttaTGCTCTTTGGGCCTCCTTTTTAAAGCTATGCCCACCAGAGTTGACTTTGTGAGATCATGTATTTGAACACctttaaacacaacacaataCTATACAACTTAACTTTTGTACTGAAATGAGATATAATCATAGTCTTTCCCcctttgtgcttgtgtgtgtgaaaggtttGTGAATATTTGCGCACCTTCGTGGCTGCTTGGACCAGTGTTAATCTGAATGTTCTAGTGTTAGAGCTGGGTTTTGCCTCTCCCCCCCCTCACTGGGTTTACTATTGCAGGACGCCCCTCTGTCTGACTGTACAGACACTATTGATGGCCTTGATGTGTCCGAGGGCTCCTATAGTCCTGCTAAATCTATTAGAAAGGTACTCACTGCTCCAATCACTTTTTTCACACCATTATTCGACCTGTGAGACAGCAGATAGGCAGATATCTGGAACTAATGAGTGATAGTTTAGTGAGAGATTACAGGGGTTTTTGAACGTTGTGACTGGTTTTCTTCAACTGACAATTTTGTTGTTGGTAAGGATACTTCATGTTCAGTACACTCTGCTGACTCTGTCTGAAGGATGGATATTTTTtcagacttttgtttttaacccaaGAGGAGCAGTGAAAAGTGCTTAGATCCAGTAACATTGTGAATTTTACTGCATGTATAACAAATTGTGTGATATATAAACAACTGACTTACAGTAATATTCATCTCAAGTTGTGTATTGTAGTGGTCTGTGCTGTGAATTCCCCACACCCCCTATATGACACAGCTATCTTAACTCATGCACATACATCCTCTGTGTAAGCAAATGGCACATACTTACAATGGGTGGGCGGGCTATGTGTGCAAGGCCCAGAAATGCTTTTATGTGAAATAAAAGGTTATTGTGAGTGCACAAAGGTTATGAATATTTGCTTTGTAACTATTCTGTTACGCTGTTGGCTTGGACTGCTTGAACTGGACTCTTCAGTGCTTTGCTATATCAAAGCTAATTAAGTCTTAAAAGAATACCAAAGGTTTCTCTTTTcttatgtgttttgttttgggtttttcccttttttgtgcagtttttaatGAGGAAACTTCCTAACTTTTACTTCTGCCTTACATTTATGAATTCATGGCTGATGATGCTAATATTGTGTTTCTGCCTGCATCTTATCTAATATTCACACTTCAGACTACATTTTGTTTGTAAAGAACAACTACAGAAATACAGAAATTTCTACATATAAAATGCCATTTATAGCTTACAGTACgtggattttattatttttttgatcTGCTGATTGTGCTTTCCCTTCTCCTCCCCTTCTCTGTGTTCTGAAGGGTGAACTGGTGACTGCATCCAAGGCAATCATCGAAAAGGAGTATCAGCCCAAGGTTATCGTCAGCAAGCAGGGGCCCAACCCCTTCACCAAACTCACCGACCAGGAGCTGGAGGAGTACCGCAGGGAGGTGGAGCTTAAACAGAAAGGAGGTGAAGGTGAAGAGCAAAGCAACAttgcaactttttaaaatgatttcaccTATAAGTTTAGTCTTAAAGTAACATAAACGTGTATTGGAAGTTTGCTTTACCTGTTTGTATCTAAACATTCAATTATAAACTGTATATCAAAGATGGCTGCAATCACCATGTCATTACCCATCAGTTTGTGGGCTGGAGTTTAGTATTTTGGCCGTTGCTAATTATTTTGAATTTCACCCGCAATGTCATTCTCATTATACAGGTACAGTAAAATTGAGACTGGCGTCACTCATATGTCCatcaaaaagtaaataaataaataaataaatggacaaTAAATGGAGATCTCAGGGGGAAAACGTTAAAGAGTtgagaaatgtgttttcttaGCGATAAAATCAGACTTGATAACAACGCATAACTATGCGTCTTAAGGAGGGGAAAGAAACAGCATTTCACAGCTCCCTTCTTCTATAGTCCCACTTACTTGACCTTCCTCAAGAGATTTGTTATAATTGGGGCAAATCAATAATTTTCCTATTTGTGGTTTACAGAGTAAATAACGTCACAGAAAATATCTGAGCTTTCATGACCTCATAAACAtgattgggggaaaaaatgtaaacaataagACTTGAAGTACGTTTAAAATCagcttattattaaaataaatcctaCAGAATAAACTTCATACTTGCCATACTGTGATGTTatctctccacacacacacccacattcaCACGGATTCACAGTGCAGGGTCGATCCATGAGTAGGGGGGGATCAGCCTCTGCTGTACCCAGCCCGGCGCCTCAAACGGCACAGATGGGTCAAGCCTCATCATCTCCACCGTCTGCAGCTGACTCTTCCAGCTTAGAGAAAGCCCAGCCTACAGCTGCCACACCAGCCTCTGAGCACGGCTCCTCTTCTGTCGGCGGAGCTGAGCCATCTCAGAGTGGAGCAGACTCTGCAGGAACAGTGGCAGTCGATGTTTTTTCGACTGCAGATGAGGTTTTTTCAGCCCCAGATTCTCCACATAGGGACTTCCACTGTGCTGTGCTGCGAGCCCTCAGCAAGGAGCCCTCGGTGGTAGATGCAGCTAAGGCAGGTCAGGCTCCATGTACACGAGATAAAGTGGAGTTTTGCCTAAACTCTGGCCTTCCACTTCCCACCTCCCCTGCTCAGCCCTGGGACACTGGGAATCCCCCGCCTGCTGTGTTCTCTCCTTCTTCTGAGGGTTTGGAGTCTGCTGCAAGTGTTTTACCATGTGCAAGCACCCTCCATACCCACACTCTAATCTCTGAAGCCTTtgcttgattattttttttccccataaatCCCCTGTCTCTGATGTTTTGTCGAAGGCAGATCATATACCTTTCTGCAGTTTGATTGGACGAGGGGCTGAGGAGATAGGATGCTTAGAGTAaagttcatttttaacattcaaACCTTCtggctctatttttttttcttctt
This Astatotilapia calliptera chromosome 7, fAstCal1.2, whole genome shotgun sequence DNA region includes the following protein-coding sequences:
- the add1 gene encoding alpha-adducin isoform X7, which codes for MTKGKQQIGKQKVKNIKVLDFRKLGTNAIAKIAMSTSAVSSLDRVWSFLTRGRRGQPRMNGESGAGVVTAPPPTTAPHKERYFDRVDESSPEYQRERNMAPDLRQDFNMMEQRKRVSMILQSPAFCEELETMIQDQLKKGKTPTSLLALQQIADFMTTSMPSMYPAAPQGGMAALNMSLGMVTPVNDLRGSDSISYDKGEKLLRCKLAAFYRLADLFGWSELIYNHLTVRVNSDQERFLIVPFGLLYSEVTASSLVKINLQGEMVDRGSTNLGVNQAGFTLHSAIYAARPDVKCIVHIHTPAGAAVSAMKCGLLPISPEALSLGEVAYHDYYGILVDDEETTLIQRNLGPKSKVLILRNHGLVSVGETVEEAFYYIHNLVTACEIQVRTLASAGGPDNLVMLDPGKYKSRPQVPEPAGDGSSTHPKWQVGEQEFEALMRMLDNLGYRTGYPYRCPALRDKGKKYSDVEMASSAHGGYSYGEDSDSGARSPLKHSFQRGQRDKTRWLNASGRPDEPSEDGADGSSPKSKPKVWTNITHDHVKPLLQSLSSGVCVPSCITNCLWTKEDGLRQAAAVNQFIPLNTNPKEVLEMRNKIREQNLQDIKTAGPQSQVLCASTVVERSFNQGELVTASKAIIEKEYQPKVIVSKQGPNPFTKLTDQELEEYRREVELKQKGGEDPGQLVESENEPKDPKPTSTPPSTPIRAEEGDGNSKEYLLP
- the add1 gene encoding alpha-adducin isoform X5, with the protein product MTKGKQQIGKQKVKNIKVLDFRKLGTNAIAKIAMSTSAVSSLDRVWSFLTRGRRGQPRMNGESGAGVVTAPPPTTAPHKERYFDRVDESSPEYQRERNMAPDLRQDFNMMEQRKRVSMILQSPAFCEELETMIQDQLKKGKTPTSLLALQQIADFMTTSMPSMYPAAPQGGMAALNMSLGMVTPVNDLRGSDSISYDKGEKLLRCKLAAFYRLADLFGWSELIYNHLTVRVNSDQERFLIVPFGLLYSEVTASSLVKINLQGEMVDRGSTNLGVNQAGFTLHSAIYAARPDVKCIVHIHTPAGAAVSAMKCGLLPISPEALSLGEVAYHDYYGILVDDEETTLIQRNLGPKSKVLILRNHGLVSVGETVEEAFYYIHNLVTACEIQVRTLASAGGPDNLVMLDPGKYKSRPQVPEPAGDGSSTHPKWQVGEQEFEALMRMLDNLGYRTGYPYRCPALRDKGKKYSDVEMASSAHGGYSYGEDSDSGARSPLKHSFQRGQRDKTRWLNASGRPDEPSEDGADGSSPKSKPKVWTNITHDHVKPLLQSLSSGVCVPSCITNCLWTKEDGLRQAAAVNQFIPLNTNPKEVLEMRNKIREQNLQDIKTAGPQSQVLCASTVVERSFNQGELVTASKAIIEKEYQPKVIVSKQGPNPFTKLTDQELEEYRREVELKQKGGEDPGQLVESENEPKDPKPTSTPPSTPIRAEEDESFTRVLARTNL
- the add1 gene encoding alpha-adducin isoform X4 — its product is MNGESGAGVVTAPPPTTAPHKERYFDRVDESSPEYQRERNMAPDLRQDFNMMEQRKRVSMILQSPAFCEELETMIQDQLKKGKTPTSLLALQQIADFMTTSMPSMYPAAPQGGMAALNMSLGMVTPVNDLRGSDSISYDKGEKLLRCKLAAFYRLADLFGWSELIYNHLTVRVNSDQERFLIVPFGLLYSEVTASSLVKINLQGEMVDRGSTNLGVNQAGFTLHSAIYAARPDVKCIVHIHTPAGAAVSAMKCGLLPISPEALSLGEVAYHDYYGILVDDEETTLIQRNLGPKSKVLILRNHGLVSVGETVEEAFYYIHNLVTACEIQVRTLASAGGPDNLVMLDPGKYKSRPQVPEPAGDGSSTHPKWQVGEQEFEALMRMLDNLGYRTGYPYRCPALRDKGKKYSDVEMASSAHGGYSYGEDSDSGARSPLKHSFQRGQRDKTRWLNASGRPDEPSEDGADGSSPKSKPKVWTNITHDHVKPLLQSLSSGVCVPSCITNCLWTKEDGLRQAAAVNQFIPLNTNPKEVLEMRNKIREQNLQDIKTAGPQSQVLCASTVVERSFNQGELVTASKAIIEKEYQPKVIVSKQGPNPFTKLTDQELEEYRREVELKQKGGEDPGQLVESENEPKDPKPTSTPPSTPIRAEEESLPEQTFKDESDAATLRQTLPDLTPDDPSDAPALPAEDSTPATADTAEGEEAADAGDQEGDESPSKSPSKKKKKFRTPSFLKKNKKKSES
- the add1 gene encoding alpha-adducin isoform X8, which codes for MTKGKQQIGKQKVKNIKVLDFRKLGTNAIAKIAMSTSAVSSLDRVWSFLTRGRRGQPRMNGESGAGVVTAPPPTTAPHKERYFDRVDESSPEYQRERNMAPDLRQDFNMMEQRKRVSMILQSPAFCEELETMIQDQLKKGKTPTSLLALQQIADFMTTSMPSMYPAAPQGGMAALNMSLGMVTPVNDLRGSDSISYDKGEKLLRCKLAAFYRLADLFGWSELIYNHLTVRVNSDQERFLIVPFGLLYSEVTASSLVKINLQGEMVDRGSTNLGVNQAGFTLHSAIYAARPDVKCIVHIHTPAGAAVSAMKCGLLPISPEALSLGEVAYHDYYGILVDDEETTLIQRNLGPKSKVLILRNHGLVSVGETVEEAFYYIHNLVTACEIQVRTLASAGGPDNLVMLDPGKYKSRPQVPEPAGDGSSTHPKWQVGEQEFEALMRMLDNLGYRTGYPYRCPALRDKGKKYSDVEMASSAHGGYSYGEDSDSGARSPLKHSFQRGQRDKTRWLNASGRPDEPSEDGADGSSPKSKPKVWTNITHDHVKPLLQSLSSGVCVPSCITNCLWTKEDGLRQAAAVNQFIPLNTNPKEVLEMRNKIREQNLQDIKTAGPQSQVLCASTVVERSFNQDAPLSDCTDTIDGLDVSEGSYSPAKSIRKGELVTASKAIIEKEYQPKVIVSKQGPNPFTKLTDQELEEYRREVELKQKGGEVQGRSMSRGGSASAVPSPAPQTAQMGQASSSPPSAADSSSLEKAQPTAATPASEHGSSSVGGAEPSQSGADSAGTVAVDVFSTADEVFSAPDSPHRDFHCAVLRALSKEPSVVDAAKADPGQLVESENEPKDPKPTSTPPSTPIRAEEESLPEQTFKDESDAATLRQTLPDLTPDDPSDAPALPAEDSTPATADTAEGEEAADAGDQEGDESPSKSPSKKKKKFRTPSFLKKNKKKSES